A region of Paractinoplanes abujensis DNA encodes the following proteins:
- a CDS encoding arsenate reductase/protein-tyrosine-phosphatase family protein, whose protein sequence is MEPEVFGAAGHPLRWRLLTALAETDLRVQELTARVEQPQNLVSYHLGRLRKASLVEARRSIADRRDTYYRLDLARCGRLLADAGGSLHPGLRWVPPPPPLSQGVRVLFLCTGNSSRSQMAEALARRAGIEAYSAGSRPKPIHPRAVAVMAARGLDLRGARSKHLDEFARQSFDRVITVCDKVREICPDYPGARHWSIPDPAQEPSLFDAVADELDERIGFLLHTVRS, encoded by the coding sequence ATGGAACCGGAGGTGTTCGGGGCCGCGGGGCACCCGCTCCGCTGGCGGCTGCTGACCGCGCTGGCCGAGACGGATCTGCGGGTCCAGGAGCTGACGGCGCGGGTCGAGCAGCCGCAAAACCTCGTCTCGTACCACCTGGGCCGGCTGCGCAAGGCGTCCCTTGTGGAGGCCCGGCGCAGCATCGCCGACCGGCGCGACACCTACTACCGGCTCGACCTCGCGCGGTGCGGGCGCCTGCTGGCCGACGCCGGTGGGTCACTGCATCCGGGTTTGCGGTGGGTGCCGCCCCCGCCGCCCCTGTCACAGGGCGTCCGGGTGCTCTTTCTCTGCACGGGCAACAGCTCGCGCTCGCAGATGGCCGAGGCGCTGGCCCGGCGGGCCGGGATCGAGGCGTACAGCGCGGGCAGCCGCCCCAAGCCGATCCACCCGCGGGCCGTCGCGGTGATGGCCGCGCGCGGGCTCGACCTGCGCGGAGCCCGATCCAAGCATCTCGACGAGTTCGCCCGGCAAAGCTTCGACCGGGTCATCACGGTGTGCGACAAGGTGCGCGAGATCTGCCCCGACTATCCGGGCGCGCGGCACTGGAGCATCCCCGATCCGGCGCAAGAACCGTCACTCTTCGACGCGGTCGCCGACGAGCTCGA
- the efeB gene encoding iron uptake transporter deferrochelatase/peroxidase subunit, producing the protein MQRRKVIGLAGAGVVGAATAGAVAWRSTANGEAAQESADRIAFYGERQAGIITPAQDRLHFVAFDVITKDKAALVDMLQSWTAAAARMTQGKEAGALGAVGGLPEAPPEDTGEALGLPPADLTLTIGFGPSLFDSRFGLRDKKPAALADLPKFPGDTLDPALSGGDLCVQACANDPQVAVHAIRNLARIGMGVVSVRWSQLGFGRTSSTSTTQATPRNLFGFKDGTANLKAEETSLLDDHLWVRAGDGPDWMTGGSYLVTRKIRMLVEPWDRTSLLEQETIFGRNKGEGAPLTGRSEFDEPDFAVRGDDGEPVIATNAHVRLAHPTQNGGARLLRRGYNFVDGSDGLGRLDAGLFFIAYQRDPRRQFVPVQMRLARQDELNEYIRHVSSGLFACPPGLLAADDFWGRSLFT; encoded by the coding sequence ATGCAGCGGCGCAAGGTGATCGGTTTGGCCGGCGCCGGCGTGGTCGGTGCCGCGACGGCCGGTGCGGTCGCGTGGCGCTCGACGGCGAACGGCGAGGCGGCGCAGGAAAGCGCGGACAGGATCGCGTTCTACGGTGAGCGGCAGGCGGGCATCATCACGCCCGCGCAGGACCGGCTGCACTTCGTCGCGTTCGACGTGATCACCAAGGACAAGGCCGCACTGGTCGACATGCTGCAGTCGTGGACGGCCGCGGCGGCCCGGATGACCCAGGGCAAGGAGGCCGGCGCCCTGGGGGCGGTCGGCGGCCTGCCCGAGGCGCCGCCCGAGGACACCGGCGAGGCGCTCGGGCTGCCCCCGGCCGATCTCACCCTCACCATCGGCTTCGGCCCCAGCCTGTTCGACTCCCGGTTCGGCCTGCGCGACAAGAAGCCCGCCGCGCTGGCCGACCTGCCGAAGTTCCCGGGCGACACCCTCGATCCGGCCCTGTCCGGCGGCGACCTCTGCGTGCAGGCCTGCGCCAACGATCCGCAGGTGGCCGTGCACGCCATCCGCAACCTGGCCCGGATCGGCATGGGCGTGGTGAGCGTCCGCTGGTCCCAGCTCGGGTTCGGGCGTACGTCGTCCACCTCGACCACGCAGGCGACGCCGCGCAACCTGTTCGGCTTCAAGGACGGCACGGCCAACCTCAAGGCCGAGGAGACGTCGCTGCTGGACGATCACCTGTGGGTGCGCGCCGGTGACGGACCGGACTGGATGACCGGCGGGTCGTACCTGGTCACCCGCAAGATCCGGATGCTGGTCGAGCCGTGGGACCGTACGTCGTTGCTCGAGCAGGAGACAATCTTCGGCCGGAACAAGGGCGAGGGTGCCCCGCTGACCGGCCGGAGCGAGTTCGACGAGCCTGATTTCGCCGTACGGGGGGATGACGGCGAGCCGGTGATCGCCACCAACGCTCACGTGCGGCTGGCCCATCCGACGCAGAACGGCGGCGCCCGGCTGCTGCGTCGCGGCTACAACTTCGTCGACGGCTCGGACGGGCTGGGCCGGCTCGACGCGGGGCTGTTCTTCATCGCCTACCAGCGGGATCCGCGCCGCCAGTTCGTGCCGGTGCAGATGCGGCTGGCCCGGCAGGACGAGCTGAACGAATACATCAGGCACGTGTCGAGCGGACTGTTCGCCTGCCCGCCCGGGTTGCTCGCGGCCGACGACTTCTGGGGTCGCTCGCTGTTCACGTGA
- the efeU gene encoding iron uptake transporter permease EfeU translates to MTAIYLIGLREGLEITLVVSILVAFLVKSDRKPLLKWVWAGVAVAAALSVGFAALLQFGVARLEYTHQELFEAVASIVAVTFVTWMIFWMRRMARQMGSELRGRMEDAINVGPPAIVGVAFLAVVREGLETSILFYAAAQGTADSARPLIGITLGLLTAVVLGWLLYLSAVRINLTKFFTWTGALLVLVAAGILKYGVHDLQEAGVLPGLNTTAFDVSAGWPPGAWYAELLRGMVNFTPAPTVLETVAWLAYGIPVLVIFLWPQRPTQPARTQAPALSK, encoded by the coding sequence ATGACGGCCATCTACCTGATCGGGCTCAGGGAAGGTCTGGAGATCACGTTGGTGGTCTCCATCCTCGTGGCGTTCCTGGTCAAATCGGATCGTAAGCCGCTGCTCAAGTGGGTGTGGGCCGGTGTGGCGGTGGCCGCGGCGCTCAGCGTCGGGTTTGCCGCCTTGCTCCAGTTCGGGGTGGCCCGGCTCGAATACACCCACCAGGAGCTGTTCGAGGCTGTCGCGTCGATCGTCGCCGTCACGTTCGTCACCTGGATGATTTTCTGGATGCGGCGGATGGCCCGGCAGATGGGCTCCGAGCTGCGCGGCCGCATGGAGGACGCGATCAATGTCGGGCCGCCGGCCATCGTCGGCGTGGCGTTTCTCGCCGTGGTGCGGGAGGGGCTCGAGACCTCGATCCTCTTCTACGCCGCCGCGCAGGGAACCGCGGACAGTGCGCGGCCGCTCATCGGGATCACGCTCGGTTTGCTGACCGCGGTCGTGCTGGGGTGGCTGCTCTACCTCAGTGCCGTCCGGATCAATTTGACCAAGTTCTTCACCTGGACCGGCGCGCTGCTCGTGCTCGTCGCGGCCGGAATTCTCAAGTACGGGGTGCACGACTTGCAGGAGGCCGGCGTCCTGCCGGGTCTCAACACCACCGCGTTCGACGTCAGCGCCGGCTGGCCGCCGGGCGCGTGGTACGCCGAGCTGCTGCGCGGCATGGTCAATTTCACCCCGGCGCCGACGGTTCTGGAAACCGTCGCCTGGCTCGCGTACGGGATCCCCGTGCTCGTGATCTTCCTCTGGCCGCAACGGCCGACCCAGCCCGCCCGTACGCAAGCGCCTGCACTGAGCAAATAG
- a CDS encoding BlaI/MecI/CopY family transcriptional regulator: MTTPAGGGRRRPGQLETEIMTVLDTAVRPLTPGEVRDLLEPDGSLAYSTVVTTLTRLFEKGAVARHRDGRAFRYGALSAPAGLVADRMSRLMAVEPDRATVLRRFVANLSADDERLLRELLQEDPSAD, encoded by the coding sequence ATGACCACACCGGCGGGGGGTGGCCGGCGCAGGCCCGGCCAGTTGGAGACCGAGATCATGACGGTCCTCGACACCGCGGTGCGGCCCCTGACCCCCGGCGAGGTCCGCGATCTTCTCGAACCGGACGGATCGCTCGCATACAGCACCGTTGTGACCACTCTCACGCGTTTGTTCGAGAAGGGCGCAGTGGCCCGTCATCGGGACGGACGGGCCTTTCGATACGGCGCCCTGAGCGCCCCGGCCGGCCTGGTCGCAGACCGGATGAGCCGGTTGATGGCGGTCGAACCCGACCGAGCGACGGTCTTACGCCGTTTTGTCGCCAACCTCAGCGCGGACGACGAGCGCCTGCTGCGTGAACTTCTGCAGGAAGATCCCTCCGCCGACTGA
- the efeO gene encoding iron uptake system protein EfeO, with amino-acid sequence MRTPRLLALVAAAAATVPLAACGGGNDDAASGAGDKITVDASDTECKVAASESDAGTVTFAIANKGNKVTEFYVYAPGDRVMGEVENIAPGLSRELIVELASGTYETACKPGMIGKGIRNAFQVSGSAPALTEDAKLAQATKDYQRYVKSQTGALIEQTTAFVTAVKAGDVEKAKTLFPIARTYWERIEPVAESFGDLDPKIDAREADLEAGQEWTGFHKIEKDLWVAKDVSKSGPTADQLLADVKTIVDKANTVTLSPVQLANGSKGLLDEVATGKITGEEDTFSHTDLWDFAANVEGSQAAIAALRPALEEKDAALVKTLDERFAAVEAALEKHRDGDGWKLHNTLSQADLKTLSDEINALSEPISKVAALVAGK; translated from the coding sequence ATGCGCACCCCTCGACTGCTCGCCCTCGTCGCGGCCGCCGCGGCGACTGTCCCGCTCGCCGCCTGCGGCGGTGGGAACGACGATGCGGCCTCCGGCGCCGGCGACAAGATCACCGTCGACGCCTCGGACACCGAGTGCAAGGTGGCCGCGTCCGAGTCCGACGCGGGCACCGTCACCTTCGCGATCGCCAACAAGGGCAACAAGGTCACCGAGTTCTACGTCTACGCCCCCGGCGACCGGGTCATGGGCGAGGTCGAGAACATCGCGCCCGGCTTGTCCCGTGAGCTCATCGTCGAGCTGGCCTCGGGCACGTACGAGACCGCCTGCAAGCCCGGCATGATCGGCAAGGGCATCCGGAACGCGTTCCAGGTGTCCGGTTCCGCCCCGGCGCTGACCGAGGACGCCAAGCTGGCCCAGGCCACCAAGGACTACCAGCGCTACGTCAAGAGCCAGACCGGCGCCCTGATCGAGCAGACCACCGCGTTCGTCACGGCGGTCAAGGCCGGTGATGTCGAGAAGGCCAAGACGCTCTTCCCGATCGCCCGCACCTACTGGGAGCGGATCGAGCCGGTGGCGGAGAGCTTCGGCGACCTCGACCCCAAGATCGACGCGCGTGAGGCCGACCTCGAGGCGGGGCAGGAGTGGACCGGCTTCCACAAGATCGAGAAGGATCTGTGGGTGGCCAAGGACGTCAGCAAGTCGGGCCCGACCGCCGACCAGTTGCTGGCCGACGTCAAGACGATCGTCGACAAGGCCAACACCGTGACGCTCTCGCCGGTGCAGCTGGCCAACGGCTCCAAGGGCCTGCTCGACGAGGTGGCCACCGGCAAGATCACCGGTGAGGAGGACACGTTCTCGCACACCGACCTGTGGGACTTCGCGGCCAACGTGGAGGGCTCGCAGGCGGCGATCGCGGCCCTGCGCCCGGCCCTCGAGGAGAAGGACGCGGCCCTGGTCAAGACGCTCGACGAGCGGTTCGCGGCGGTCGAGGCGGCGCTGGAGAAGCACCGCGACGGCGACGGCTGGAAGCTGCACAACACGCTCAGCCAGGCCGACCTGAAGACGCTGAGCGACGAGATCAACGCACTCTCCGAGCCGATCAGCAAGGTCGCCGCGCTGGTCGCCGGCAAGTAG